CAAATGAGGTATAGTTTCAAATATTTGCGCAAATATTTGTCTATTTGCGTAGAATGAAGCTGCCGATTTTCCTTCTTATAGAGTAGTAGATAACCTGAAATAGTGAAAAAAAATGGAACAACCATGTGGAGCATAAAAGTTAGTACTGCCGGAGGTTCATAATTGCGCACAGCAAATACATGAATTAACACAACCAGAATAGCTGCAATAAATTTGCTCAAATCAAGACTATTAATCATTCTTTCTTATAATTATTGTACCGCAAGTATCTATCATAGGCAAGGCACTTTCTTGATAGGTACATTCAAAAGTTTGGCTATTTTTTTAAGTTCTCCACTGTACCATCTCAATTCCTTAAAGAAATAGCCAGTAAAAGTAAATTTATCTATAATCCTTTTGAGAGTACAGTCTGTATCTGAAAACTCCAAAGACAAAACAAAATCCATAGTAGACATAAGCAAATATTTTTAAAGAATCGGGCGGCAACACCGCCCGATAAATAAGCAAATGAGTTCAATGCGTTCAGTCAAGCTCCTTAAAAATCTGAAACACAGCGGAGAGCGAACCCGCTGTTATGCTTGTAGGTGTTCGTGTACACATTGCTGCTGTCGAAGGGCAAGAAGTACGCATCGGCGCTGTCGTAAGGAGTACTAGACCAATAGTAGCCATTGCTACCGACATCGAACATAGTCGTGCCACCACGGTAGCGATAGCCGGAAGTCGGCAAAAAGACGTAATTATCTCTGTCTCCACTAGCGGGAACGGAAGTTGTACCGAAATAACGACCATTAACGCCATTGTAAGTACCATAAACAGAACCTGTAGCTTTCAATGCATCAAATTCTGCTAGTGTCGGCATACGCCAAGTACCCGTAGGAGCAACCTGCTGACAAGGGTCAAGAGAAGCTGAATAATCACCGCTATACTGATTTGTGTTATTCGTAGGATCTAACGTACACCAATTCCAATAATCACCACCATCCCAAACACCGGAATACAATTCTGGACTGGGTTGGAAAGTATAAGTACTACCGTTCTTGATTAAATTGCCCTTAGCCCAAGTGATAGCCTTTTTAAAGTTCACAGTTAATACATATTTTGTATTAGCGGACATCGATTTAGCCGTGAAAGTAATACTCTTGTCGGTCAAAGTGGTGCTACCAATAGTGATAGAAGTAAAAATCAGTGTAACAGGCTCAGCATTACTGAAAACAGTAGAAGCGTTACAGGAAACAGAAGTGCCGTTGGGAGAAGACCAACTCAAAACCTTAGCTGAAGAGGTGCCAGAAACCGTAGCAACACCTGAACTTAAAGGCAAAGTGGCACTGTAATTGGGGCTCAAAGTAGCGCTACAAGCAGTAATGTTACTACCACTGGAAGTAGCAGTAACCGTAACCTGACTAAAAACATGATCAAAAGCAATAGAAAAGCTACTACTGCCACTGGTGATGTTCACATTAGTTTTGTAATACAACAGGTCATTATCAGGAGTTACAGATAAGTCGGTAACAGAACTGTCAAAAGCGGGCAAGGCACTCGTACTAGCATAAGAATAACAGACAAACGTATAAGTATGATTAACAGGCAACCAGAAGTCAGGAGCAGTACCTCCAACAATGTAATCGGCATGATTAACATAACCAGAAGCAGAAACATCATTCTCTTTGTAAGCGATCACACGATAACGGACACCATTACTTAAAGAACTCCCTGCACGGCTATGAACATCTTTAACAGGAGAAAGCGTAGCAACCATACTCCAATGCTTATCCAAAGGGACCGTAACACTTGAAGAAGCGGCAGAAGAAGTAGAACGGCTAGAAACAACCTCCTCACCCTTCCAAGACTCACCAACACGCACATGAACGGCAACACGACTTTCCTTATCAACACTGCCGGAATCAGAATCATCATTACTACAAGAACATAAAAAGCTAACAAAAAGCAAGAAGCTCAAAAGCGGAAAACGCTTTAAAAAAGGAGAATGAGTATTTTTCATCTTTTATTTAATTATTTTGATATTTGTTGAATATATAGGCAAAATTACTGATTTATTTCATCACATTATAACAAATAAAAGCCACCGAGAAAGACTTACAAATACAAATATTCAATAATGCATAGAATATATGAATTATTGAAAATGTTATACATGGTTAAATAAAAAAAAAGCCTCCCGAACACTTTCGGAAGGCACAAACAAAACAAACAAATGAGCCGTGATTCACATCATGAGCGATTACTTGAGATTATTGAATTTTTTATTGTAAGATCCTAAGTAAAATTTATTAAAATACAAAGACGAAAGTAATTATTAATTTTATCATATTAAAACAAGTTTAGCAGCCTAGAACAAGATGATAAAACGTGAATTTTCAATAGTGTATAAAATATATAATTTATCTAAAAAAGTTATTTTACGTTAATTATTCTTTACTTTTAAGTATATCCTTCACTACCATAGTTTCTTCAGCCAAAAACAAACTGCGTAGTTTGATACCACAGCGTAATAAGAGACTTATAATGGCAATGCTATGGAGAGTTGCCAACAAGTGCTACAATGACCATGCTTTATAATAACGAAAGTACCTATCATAGGCAAGGCACTTTCTTGATAGGTACATTCAAAAGTTTGGCTATTTTTTTAAGTTCTCCATTATACCATCTCAACTCTTTAAAGAAATAGTTGCCATACTCTTGCTTTCTCTCAAAAGGTAGTGGGAACAAATAGACGCCTGTAAAAGTAAATTTATCTATGATCCTTTTCAATGTCTCATTATTATCAACAAGACACAACCTGTTATCCTTATTTCGACGAAACCAGATATTATCCTGATACACATCATCTCTTTTGATAAAGATCATATCCATAAATGTCATATCATCTGCAAAATGCTTAAATAAACAAATGTCTCTTGCCATTGCTAACTCGGGGTTTTCACTAAGGTCCAAGCCAAACAAGTTATCGATATCCGAAATAGTGAACTCACATTTCAACTCTGAGAGAGTAGGAAAAGCGTTTTCTTTAAACGGATTTATAAATTTTGCACACAATCCTTCACTAGAAGCATTAGCGTAGATTTCTTGTAAAATCAACCAATAAGAATCAATCATTTGAGTGGAGATTTCAAGCTTCAAAAGATATTTCCGAAACGCTTCTAACCATTTCTTATCCATCTGTATAAAATAAAGCGGGCGCTTACTGTGATGGAAAGCGATCGTTTGCTGCAATAATGAACTACATAAGCGGGCTTTAGCTTTTCTACCTTCTTTTTTATATTCTTGAATTATCCCTTTAAGGTAAGGAATAAACAAAAAGGGTTTCTGATTCAATCGGTATAACTTAAGGATATCGGCAACAGTAAAATCGGTTACATAAGAATTCAGAAAGGTTATGGCATATTGAATCGCTATAATTTCATCCAGTAAGTAGCGTAACATCGCATCATGCACATCACCTTTCTGAGTATAAAGGAGAACACTCTTTACAAGGCGCACAAATTCTTTCTCTGAAACTTGATAATAAGTATCTAAACGTCTCTTTTTATCATAATGCATCACTTCGATAATTAAAGGATACGTTTCATCTACGGATCTCTTTAAAGTATCTATAGAAAGCACGATTAAAGGTTTACCATTCTCCATAAACAAGTATTTAAAAAATTCTCCTGAAAAATTTCGCTACCTTTCTTTTCCATTTTGGAGACCCTGTATCAAGAGTATATCCATAGCCATAGCCATAACCATATCCTGAACGATCTTTTTTAGTACCATTCAGTAATAGAGCCATGTTACTAAATTTTTGCTCTCTATACAAATTCTCTAATTCAACGAGTAAACGACGATCCAGCTTTCCTGCACGAATAACGAAAAGAGTTAGATCTGTGATACGATCGAGAATAGCAGCATCTGCCACAATTCCAATCGGAACATTATCTACTATAATATAATCATAACGTTTTTTGAGTTCGCAGATCAATTCATCCAGCCGGGTGCTGAGCAAAAGCTCAGCAGGATTAGGGGCAATAGCTCCTACAGGAATCAAATCAACTTTATCACAGAGGGCATTCTGAATAAGAATATCCTCTATTGTCAGAGTCTTTTCGGAGAGATAGTGTGTAATTCCTATTCTCTTTTGTCGCCCACAAACCAACGAGCTCAACGCTCCTTTTCTTAAGTCCAGATCAAGAAGAAGTACTTTTTTATGTATCTGTGTCAAACTAACCGCTAAGTTTATAGAAGTAAAAGTTTTGCCTGCGCCAACGCCAAAAGAAGTGAAAGTAATCACTTTTTGGGTATCAGCCTTTACGGCCATAAACCCTAAATTAGTCCGTAATATCCTAAAGGCTTCCGTTATGGAATCACGCCCCTGTTCCTTAACAAAAACGCCTTTATCAAACGTTTTTTTATCAATGGTCAAAGGGATCTCTCCCAAGAACGGAAGCGTTAATGCTTCCAGATCTTT
This is a stretch of genomic DNA from uncultured Bacteroides sp.. It encodes these proteins:
- a CDS encoding phage integrase SAM-like domain-containing protein, producing the protein MENGKPLIVLSIDTLKRSVDETYPLIIEVMHYDKKRRLDTYYQVSEKEFVRLVKSVLLYTQKGDVHDAMLRYLLDEIIAIQYAITFLNSYVTDFTVADILKLYRLNQKPFLFIPYLKGIIQEYKKEGRKAKARLCSSLLQQTIAFHHSKRPLYFIQMDKKWLEAFRKYLLKLEISTQMIDSYWLILQEIYANASSEGLCAKFINPFKENAFPTLSELKCEFTISDIDNLFGLDLSENPELAMARDICLFKHFADDMTFMDMIFIKRDDVYQDNIWFRRNKDNRLCLVDNNETLKRIIDKFTFTGVYLFPLPFERKQEYGNYFFKELRWYNGELKKIAKLLNVPIKKVPCL